From Nicotiana tabacum cultivar K326 chromosome 20, ASM71507v2, whole genome shotgun sequence, one genomic window encodes:
- the LOC107783571 gene encoding late blight resistance protein R1-A: MFPLEVAKDQIEFLERELKFLDIFLNLQSSKAECDTLDVTQKAQALLHDTRVALSTLNLTSPNFYPSIYQMEDDIRLIKSEIRANYSFPKISLPLSASKNGVAISEIVPEFIGTVVCILSDLLSIYDGRSVLFVPGPMEQIVEVLEELKSLRAFVCFVAKRCKEPQSCHHDFFTHIFVVAGHAAMLVWLSLPGTDNGTQDLASGGMNALLSDHLRMRIKPIEPSIRKIYVDVLQALKSTSQSGWRPDIQNENTTNSEAGFLETVLHNLVELPTIGNATVALKDETSNLQEMLNFLRANLPCIESHFEDLHIMIIDAGILVYSLYDVASAKVSQALLDFPGNIQHFNTLVYPIVQKVFQSNLPRIHGIGYVDFLLSNLNEFQGRYSKSLVSIKNQLQIIQKELESVQPFLKDVAKELHKHHQIQHLAQLVIGTAYEVEYIVDSFISKEVPECCLERWLVDIIEEIELNSAKIDIELKKTPAVDIALHDPVDAAAAHTSSESTSPKNEEIVGFDHIISELRKKLTKGSQQLDVISIVGMGGQGKTTLANKLFNDDSVKSRFDSRAQCCVSQEYSCRSILLAILRDLSCDDPATSELSTEDLRDKLQKVCKVKRYLILIDDIWEASVWEDLQPCFADVKNGSRIILTTRQVEVANSARISCEPFHLPMFKEDESWKLLKVKVFGKEGCSPDLEKVGLEIAKKCAGLPLSIVLVAGILAKEKNERYWRQVAKNLGSHIQSDAKAVIEHSYKHLPHHLKPCFLYFGAFSEDKTINVSDLTCLWIAEGFIKIDKEKSLEDVASDYLENLIGRNLVKIAKRSSDGKVKACQIHDLLLDFCKETAEQEKLLLCIDRYQSANPPPGIYSHRQLAQRRLSIYADKNYLAKWSSSCSLVGSVLCRDDIIEYLSPTSRIFQKFKFLKVLDLRFIVVDSFPTELFYLRYFAVRTAKKSITSCISNLWNLGTLIVIGEGTDLSLPFTLWKMSKLRILHICDNAYFTISGAEELLENSSNLDNLETLSCPCFSCAEDAEFVLGKMPNIRNLRCSIKYPKGNFWVLQLEFLAQLKTLKVHFDVHSAIAGAYIFPSSLNKLTLSTISWGTGSEIAMLPNLQVLKLVNVKFDKREWTVNDNEFPKLKVLKVVNSDNFKEWNVLDDAFPCLEHLTLHKCQYLKEIPSWFAEIASLKFVRVRSCNVAALVASLKEIRTMQVEDYQRSEFQIIFG, translated from the exons atgtTTCCCCTTGAGGTTGCAAAGGATCAAATCGAGTTCCTTGAAAGGGAGTTGAAATTCCTGGATATTTTCCTCAATTTGCAGAGCTCCAAAGCTGAATGTGACACTTTGGATGTCACACAAAAAGCACAAGCTCTACTTCACGATACTCGAGTTGCTCTCTCCACTCTTAATTTGACCTCTCCAAATTTTTATCCGTCAATCTATCAGATGGAAGATGACATTCGTTTGATCAAGTCGGAAATCAGAGCCAATTACTCCTTTCCGAAAATATCACTGCCACTTTCAGCCAGCAAGAATGGTGTTGCTATTTCCGAAATTGTACCTGAATTCATCGGCACTGTTGTGTGTATTCTCAGTGATTTACTGAGTATTTATGATGGCCGTTCTGTACTTTTTGTTCCGGGACCCATGGAACAAATAGTAGAGGTTTTAGAAGAGTTGAAGTCTCTGAGAGCTTTTGTCTGCTTTGTTGCAAAGAGATGCAAAGAGCCTCAGAGTTGCCATCATGATTTCTTCACTCATATTTTTGTTGTGGCTGGCCATGCAGCCATGCTTGTCTGGTTGAGCTTACCAGGCACTGACAATGGAACTCAAGACTTGGCTTCTGGTGGAATGAATGCTTTGCTTTCTGATCACCTGCGAATGAGGATTAAGCCTATTGAGCCAAGTATCCGCAAGATCTACGTTGATGTTCTGCAAGCTTTAAAGTCAACATCACAATCAGGATGGCGTCCCGATATCCAAAATGAGAATACAACAAACAGTGAAGCTGGCTTTTTGGAGACTGTCCTGCACAACTTGGTGGAGCTGCCAACAATTGGTAATGCTACAGTTGCTTTGAAAGATGAAACATCAAACCTTCAGGAGATGCTCAACTTCTTGCGAGCCAATCTCCCCTGTATTGAATCTCATTTTGAAGATCTCCACATTATGATTATTGATGCTGGAATTCTAGTTTACTCGTTGTATGATGTTGCATCGGCCAAAGTGAGCCAAGCACTTCTTGATTTTCCCGGAAACATTCAGCATTTCAACACTCTGGTTTATCCCATAGTTCAGAAGGTATTCCAATCTAATTTGCCACGGATTCATGGAATAGGCTATGTTGATTTCCTTTTAAGCAACCTGAATGAGTTTCAAGGTCGTTATTCAAAGTCACTTGTTTCTATCAAGAACCAACTTCAAataattcagaaggaacttgaGAGCGTGCAACCTTTTCTCAAGGATGTTGCAAAAGAGCTACATAAGCACCACCAAATTCAACATTTGGCTCAGTTAGTGATTGGCACAGCATATGAAGTTGAATATATAGTCGATTCTTTTATCAGCAAAGAAGTTCCCGAGTGCTGTCTTGAGCGTTGGCTCGTTGATATCATAGAGGAAATTGAACTTAACAGTGCAAAAATAGATATTGAATTGAAGAAAACACCTGCAGTTGACATAGCATTACATGATCCCGTGGATGCAGCCGCTGCTCATACATCATCAGAATCTACGTCCCCAAAGAATGAAGAAATCGTGGGCTTTGATCATATCATTTCAGAATTAAGAAAGAAGCTAACTAAAGGATCCCAACAGCTAGACGTCATCTCGATTGTCGGCATGGGCGGACAAGGTAAGACGACATTGGCCAACAAACTCTTTAATGATGACTCAGTTAAATCTCGATTTGATAGTCGGGCGCAATGTTGCGTGTCGCAAGAGTATTCCTGTAGGTCCATTTTATTGGCCATTTTACGTGATCTTTCTTGTGATGACCCTGCTACTAGTGAGTTGTCTACTGAAGATCTACGAGATAAGCTTCAAAAAGTTTGTAAAGTGAAAAGATATCTTATCCTTATCGATGACATTTGGGAAGCTAGTGTGTGGGAAGATTTACAGCCTTGCTTTGCGGATGTTAAAAACGGAAGTCGAATTATTCTAACAACACGACAAGTTGAAGTTGCCAACTCAGCTAGAATTTCTTGTGAGCCCTTTCATCTTCCTATGTTTAAGGAAGATGAAAGTTGGAAATTGCTGAAAGTGAAAGTGTTTGGTAAAGAAGGATGCTCTCCTGATCTTGAAAAAGTTGGGCTAGAAATAGCAAAGAAGTGCGCAGGGCTGCCTCTTTCAATTGTTTTGGTGGCTGGTATTCTcgcaaaggaaaagaatgaacGATATTGGAGACAAGTCGCTAAGAATTTAGGTTCCCACATTCAAAGTGACGCAAAGGCTGTAATAGAGCACAGTTATAAACATTTACCCCATCATTTAAAGCCTTGCTTCCTTTATTTTGGAGCATTTTCAGAAGACAAGACGATCAATGTTTCAGACTTGACATGCTTATGGATCGCAGAAGGATTCATAAAAATTGATAAAGAGAAGAGTTTGGAGGATGTAGCATCAGATTACTTGGAGAATCTTATTGGACGAAATCTAGTGAAAATTGCAAAAAGGAGTTCTGATGGCAAGGTCAAAGCATGCCAGATCCATGATCTATTACTTGATTTCTGCAAGGAAACAGCTGAGCAGGAAAAGCTTCTACTCTGCATAGATAG GTACCAAAGTGCCAATCCTCCACCTGGCATTTACTCACACCGGCAGCTAGCTCAACGTCGCCTGTCCATTTATGCTGACAAGAATTATCTTGCAAAATGGAGTTCGTCTTGCTCACTTGTTGGGTCTGTACTTTGCAGGGATGATATCATAGAATACCTCTCTCCAACCTCGCGCATCTTTCAGAAATTCAAGTTTCTAAAAGTGTTGGATCTGAGGTTCATTGTTGTTGATTCTTTCCCAACAGAGCTGTTTTATTTGAGGTATTTTGCAGTACGAACTGCGAAGAAGTCAATTACATCATGCATAAGTAATCTATGGAACCTTGGGACTTTGATAGTCATAGGGGAAGGGACAGACTTGTCACTACCGTTTACACTCTGGAAGATGTCTAAATTGAGAATTCTGCATATTTGTGACAATGCTTATTTCACCATTAGTGGTGCAGAAGAATTACTTGAGAACTCCTCCAATCTTGACAATTTGGAGACTCTTTCCTGTCCATGTTTTTCTTGTGCGGAGGATGCAGAATTTGTATTGGGAAAGATGCCAAATATTCGGAATCTGAGATGCTCAATTAAGTATCCTAAAGGAAACTTTTGGGTCCTTCAATTGGAATTTCTAGCACAGCTTAAGACGCTCAAGGTTCATTTTGACGTGCATTCAGCCATAGCTGGTGCTTACATCTTCCCCTCAAGTCTCAACAAATTGACTTTGTCCACCATTTCCTGGGGCACTGGTTCAGAGATTGCTATGCTTCCCAATCTTCAGGTACTTAAACTGGTAAATGTTAAGTTTGATAAACGCGAATGGACAGTGAACGACAATGAGTTCCCTAAACTCAAAGTCTTGAAAGTAGTAAACTCTGATAATTTTAAGGAGTGGAATGTCTTGGATGATGCCTTTCCTTGTCTTGAACATTTGACATTGCATAAATGCCAATATCTTAAGGAGATCCCCTCTTGGTTCGCGGAAATCGCTTCTCTCAAGTTTGTTAGGGTAAGGTCTTGCAATGTAGCAGCTCTTGTTGCTTCACTCAAGGAGATCAGGACAATGCAAGTTGAAGATTACCAAAGATCTGAATTCCAGATCATCTTTGGCTAG